Within candidate division TA06 bacterium, the genomic segment TGTTTACTGCATATTTGTCACTTCTTTTTCAGTGAAAACTATATAGTTAATTTATTAATAGATTACGACATTAATCGTTTTTTTCTATAATTAATAAAGTGTAATTTTTACATTTATTTTCACCAAATATACTATCTGTCAAACAGTTATAATGTGATGTAAAAATTACACAGGCGAATGATTATTTGCACAATAAAAGGCCTTATGCTAAAATAAGGCGACTTTTATTTATTTTTAAAATAATGAAAACTATCTGCTTGTTTCACTGACTCCCGGCTCCCGGTGTCGGGGCCGTTCGATATTCAGCTCCCGTAACAGGCGGGAAAGGTAGGACGGCTGAATGTCCAAAACTTTAGCGGTTTTTTTTTGATTCCAGGCATTTGTTTCCAAAGCTTTTATCATATACTCCCTTTTGAATGCTTCTTGGGCGCCAACCCAGGTCATGGTGGGCGGAATGTCGTCCCTGGTGGAAGTATCGTCCACCAGCCGGGGCAGGTTTTGCAGGGTTATGGTTTGACCGGAACAAAGCACTACCGCTCTTTCCACCGCATTCTGCAATTCGCGGATATTTCCCGGCCAGGAATAATTCTGCAGGGCTTGGGCAGCTTCCTCGGTAAAGCCCCGCACCTGTTTTTTGGTTTCCCGGCCGAAATGTTCCAGAAAATGCCGGGCCAAGACCGGCATGTCCTCCGCCCTTTGGCGCAGGGGCGGCAGGAATATTTGAAAAACGTTTAAGCGGTAATAAAGGTCCTCCCGGAACAATCCTGATTTCACCAGTTGCAGCAGGTCCTTATTGGTGGCGGCTATGATCCTGATGTCCACTTTGATCGTTTCGCTGCTGCCCAGCCGCTCGAATTCCCTTTCCTGCAACACTCTTAGAATTTTAGCCTGGATGGTCTGGGGCAGGTCCCCCACTTCATCCAGGAAGATGGTGCCCCCGGCCGCCATCTCAAACCTTCCTTTGCGGCGGCAGCCGGCCCCAGTAAAGGCCCCTTTTTCGTGCCCGAAAAGCTCCGATTCTAAAAGCTCCACCGGGATGGCGGCGCTGTTGATAGCCACGAAAGCCTTTTCGGCCCGGGGGCTTTGGTAATGGATGAACCGGGCCAGCAGTTCCTTGCCGGTTCCATTTTCGCCCTGGAGCAGCACCGTAGTATTTCCTGACGCCACCTTGCGGGCCAGGCCCAGCATCTCTTCCACCGCCTGGCTTTTCCCGGTAATCGTATACCGGCTGGCAACCTCGTCGCGCAGCTGGAGGTTCTCGTCTTTCAAACGGCTGTATTTGTCAACGTTTTCCAGCACCTGGGCCGCCAGTCCGGCAAATTTCAAAAGCAGCTCCTGATCCTGCTGGTCAAACTGCCGGCCGTCCTTTTTGTTCAAAACCTCTATCACCCCGATGGTCTGCCCCCGGGATAGCAGGGGCACACATAACAGAGATTTGGTGGTGAACTTGGTTTTTTCGTCTATGCCCTTATACCAGCGTTCATCCTGTTCGGTCTGGTTCACTATCTGGGGCTTTTGCTCCCGGGCCACCCACCCGGCAATCCCCTGTCCCATGGGAACGGAAAGTTTTTTCAACTCTTCCGAAACCTCGCCGGTGGCATGGGCAAAATGAAGGTTTTGAGTGGCCTGATCCAGCAGTAACAGCGAACTGGCCTCCGCCACAGTTAGCGTTTTAGCCGATTCGATTATGATGTCCAGCAATTGGCTTTGATCCAGGGTGGATGAAAGCGATTTGCTGAAAGACAACAAAAATTCCAGCTCTTGACGGGATTTCTGGTCGTTCATAGGTTTTATATCCTTTTTGTAAATGTTTCTTCTCCGATGATAACAGTGATATATAAGGATGTCAAGGGGGGTGGCTGGAATAAAATTTACCGTTAGTTTTGGGTTTGTTTTGATTCCATAAACTTTTGCTTGACTTTATTGCAATAATAGTTATAATGGAGTATTCACAATTTTTCAAAAGGAATTAAAAATGAAAAAATTATTATTGGCGTTTTTGGTCTTTTCCCTGAGCGCCATGGTGGCGATGGCGCAGCAGCATGGGTTGGGGCTTAAGCAACATGATCCATTAAAGGACAAACCCCGCCATCTGGTAAAGATCAATGTTTCCCCAAAACTGCCGGCCGCCGTGGACCACACGGATGGAATGCCTCCGGTAGGAGATCAAGGAAGCCAGGGATCCTGCACTGCCTGGGCTACGTCCTATTACAGTAAAACTTATCAGGAATACGCCGAACACGGCTGGGACGTATCTGATCCTCGCCATCAGTTCAGCCCCGCTTTTGTTTACAACCAGATTAACGGGGGAGTAGACGGCGGATCATATATTGATGATGCCTTTCAGCTTTTGTGCGACCTGGGCAGCGGCAGTTATTATCAGTTCCCATACAACCAAAGCGATTTTGCCACCTGGCCCAGCGAGGCCGCCTACGACACCGGCATAAGCTACCGTTGTCAAAATTGGTACAGCATTTATTCCGCTGATGATGCGGGAATAACGGCCATTAAACAGGTTATCTCTGATGGCGGCAATGTGGTGATCGGGCTGGAAGTTTTCCCCAATTTTGACAATATTAATGCATACGATACCGTTTATTGCGCCGCCGATCTTTCAGGCCTGTCCCGCGGCGGCCATGCCCAATGCTTTCTGGGTTACGATGATAATAAAGCAACCCATGACGGGCTGGGCGCCTTTAGAGCGGTTAACTCCTGGGGCACAGGTTGGGGAAACAAGGGTTATTATTGGATGTCTTATCAAGCGGTCAAAAACAGCCAGATAACGCCTTGGCCATATGTTTATTATGCCACCGACCGGATTGGCTATGTCCCGGCGTTAAAAATGAGAACCCGCCTGTTGCACCAAAAACGGGGACAGATCAGAATTCGGGTGGGCGTCGGAGACACCCTGGCTCCGCTTTGGGAAAGAGCCTTTTATTACAATCCCGCTTGGGATCACTATTATAGCGGGGGCGACCATCCTTATCCCGAAAACAATATAGTATTTGATTTGACCGAGGGAGCTTCTTTTCTTTCTACCGGCACCGGTAATACAATTTTTTTAAGATGCATCGACATTACAACCGACGGCGCCGCCGGACAGGTTCTTGATCTTTCTGCCGATCAGGTTTTATGGGGCGTTTCCGCATCTTCCCATCAGACGCCCAAAAACATTACGGATGATAACAGCCCTGTTTACACCAGCCTCTCCCTGCATTACCAGGATTTCACCAATACAGTTTGGCCCGCCCAGCAAACCATTGCTCAGGGAAGCGCCGCCGGGTTAATCATCCGGGTAAGCCCGCTTAACGGCTATTCCTCATGGGTAAAGCTTTCGGCTTCGGTTTTTCCCTTGCCCGCCCAAGGGAGTTTGAGCATTTCTTTGGCCGCCGATTCGCTTTTACCCTTGGACTCCTGCGCCGCCAGCCTTGCCTCCTCGGCCGATGTTTCCCCCGGCCTTTATAACATTGCCGTGATGGCGGTAGATTCGGCCGACACCATAACCCACATTTCGACCGCCGCTGTTTGGGTGTTGGGCTCGGGCCAGGCTTTGTGCGTCGGTTCGGGCGGCGCCATTATTAACCTGATGAAAAAACATTGGGCTTCGGTGGACAGCCTGGAGCAAATGCCCCCAATCATTGGCAGCCAATACCAAGCCTTGGTATTGGAAAGCGGAATCACTCCGGCGGATTCAATAAATATACGGCAATACGTGGAGAACGGCGGGAACCTCTTATTGATTGGATCCACGCCCCACCAACTTTGCGGAGGCTCCGACCTGACCTCCATCAGCCCCTGGCTGGGCGCCAAGTCTCATGCCTGGTATACCGGCACAGGAATGAAGCTTATTTCAGATCGTACTGCCCCGTTTGACGTCTCCACCATAAACGTGGGCGACACGCTGGGAACTGCCCTGTATAATTGGAGCCGGCTTTCCAGCCTGGTTCCCGGGGCCGCGGTTTTGGGGCATTACGGAACTTTCCCCTCTATTTATGCCGCTTTATACAATGAATACGGCAGTGGCCGCTGTTTCTGGTTTACTGTCGGAGCCGGAACCGGAGTTAAAAGCGATTCCTTGATAGACGGGTTTCTGGGGCACCCTGCGTTGGGCATAGAATCTCAATATGCTACCGCAGAACCTAGCCTGAGCACGATTACTTTGAACTATGCTCCTAATCCGTTTAAATTATCAACGACCATCAATTACCAAATCCCCAAATCGGCGATGGTAAGCTTGAAGGTTTACAACCTGGCCGGTCAATTGGTCAAAGTTCTGGACCATGGCTTAAAAAGTCCCGGCGCTTACCGGGTCAACTGGAATGGCGGCACCGATGGAGGCTCAAAGCTTTCCGGCGGCATATATTTTGTGAGAATCCAAGCCGAGACTTCAAGCCTGGTTAAAAAGATATTGCTGCTTCGCTGACCCAGCGATCCGAAAATCCATAATAAAAATGATATGATTACGATAAGCCATCCTGCCAACTAACAACTTGGACTTTGACAATTATATCTTGGCCTGCGGTCATTTCGATACCGGCCGGCCGTTAAAGCGCCTTCTGCCTGTTCAACTTTAATAGCATAAAGCCGCATTAAAAACGGCCAGCCGACTCAATGTCCGCAGGCTATATTTTCCAAAGCGAAAAATTGCCACAGTCCCATAACAATAACGAACAGATGAGAAAATTAAACAATCGGCAATACCAAAAAGCCGCCGATACCCTGCGGATGCTGGCGGTGGACGCGGTGGAACAGGCGGGCTCCGGCCATCCCGGCCTGCCGATGGGCGCGGCCGATTTCGCCTTTACCCTGTGGCACGACTTCTTGCATTTCAACCCCAAAGACCCCAAGTGGCCGGGGCGCGACCGTTTTATACTTTCGGCCGGGCACGGCTCGGCCCTGCTGTATGGGTTGCTGCATCTGTTCGGTTACGAGGTTTCTCTGGAGGAGATCAAGAACTTCCGCCAGTGGAAAAGCAAAACCCCGGGCCACCCCGAAACCGGCCACACCCCGGGAGTGGAAGCGACCACCGGGCCGTTGGGACAGGGATTTGCCAACGGGGTGGGCATGGCCCTGGCCCAGAAGATGGTCTCCGCTCGCCTGGGGCTTGACCGGCAGAAAATTCTGGAACACTATATTTATGCCCTGGTCTCGGACGGCGATCTGATGGAGGGCATCTCTTCCGAGGCGGCCTCGCTGGCCGGGCACTTAAAACTGGGAAACATTATCTACCTATATGACGACAACCGCATCACCATTGACGGACAGACCGGACTAAGCTTTTCTGAGGATGTGGGAGCCCGGTTCAAGGCCCTGGGCTGGCATGTCCAGAGAATAGACGGACACGACCACCTGGCCGTTCACCAGGCGGTCAAAAAAGCCATGAAGATTCTGGACAGGCCTTCGCTGATCCTGGCCCGGACCCGCCTCGCCCAGGGCAGCCCCAACAAATGCGATTTTTCTGCGGCCCATGGGGCGCCGTTGGGAAGGGAAGAGGTTACCGCCACCCGGAAAAATCTGGGATGGCCCCAGCAGACATTTTACATCCCCGACGAGGTAAAATTGGTCTGCCAGAAAAAGGTCGCCAGGGACAAGCGGGAATACAACAAATGGCAGAAGAACTTTGCCGCCTGGCGTCTGCGGAACCCGGAGAAGGCGGGGCTGTGGGACAAATTGGACAAAAAAGAAATTCCAGCCGGGCTTTATGGCATCCTGGCTTCATCGATCAAGCCCGAACCGTCCGCCACCCGCAGCCTTTCCGGACAGTTGATCCAGAAGATCGCGGAGATCTGTCCTTCCCTGGCGGGCGGCTCGGCCGACCTGGCCGGCTCCACCAATGCCGAGATCAAGGGATCGGCCTATGTCTCGGCGGAAAATTTCGACGGACGCAACATCCATTTCGGGATCCGGGAACACGCCATGGGAGCCATAATGAACGGACTGTCCCTTTACGGTTTTTTCCTCCCCTTCGGCTCCACCTTCCTGGTGTTCTCGGATTACTGCCGTCCGGCCGTGCGCCTTTCGGCGCTGATGAAACAGCAGGCGGTCTACATCTTTACCCACGACTCTTTTTACCTGGGCGAAGACGGCCCCACCCACCAGCCCATCGAGCATGTTTCGTCCTTACGGCTTATTCCCGGCCTCCAGGTCATCCGGCCGGCCGACGCCTTGGAGACCGCCGCTGCTTGGACCATGGCTCTGGGGAAAAAGGACGGGCCAACCGCGCTGATCCTGACCCGGCAGAAACTTTCAGTGATAGAGCGTTCGGAGAAATTCGATTGCGAAGATGTTTTACGTGGCGGCTATATGGTATCCAGCCAGGGGCAAGGACGTAAAATCACGCTTATGGCCAGCGGCTCGGAGACAGGCCTGGCGGTGGAAGCCGCCAAACTGCTGGCTTCGCAGGGACTGGAGATCTCGGTCGTCTCGGTGCCTTGTCTGGAATTGTTTTTGGAGCAAAGCGAAGAATACCGCAAAACAGTCATTCCCGGGGACTCCGTAAAAGTGGCGCTGGAAGCCGGACGCGGAGCCTTGTGGCGGCAGTTGATCGGCGGGGACGGGTTGTTTATTGGAATTGAGCATTTCGGGGCCAGCGCCCCGGACAAGGTCCTGGCCAAGGAGTTCGGGTTTACGGCGGAACAGGTGGCGGAGAAAATAAAAAAGTTTTTAGGATGACGCATCCGCAGATGGCCGCAGATTATCGCAGATTGAAAATTCCCATACGACCGCAAAGATAACCAAATACTTCTATCTCTGTTAAGAAAAAGCCGCTCTTTTAAGAGCGGCTTTTTCTTTTGCGTTTCATCAGACCCTTGATTATATATTCAAATAATTTGAGTTGCCCTGGGTCGGCTTTTCGCAATTGTCCGTATATTCTTTTTTGCATAGGTTTCATTTTTGGGAAAAGGTTTATATGATTTTCCACGAGATTTTTGCGGGTTTCAATATTGATGAACAAAACGGCAAAATTAATTTTCAATGCCGCAGCTATTTTTTCAAGGCTCTTGAGGGTCGGATTCACGCGACCCTGTTCAATAAAGCCAATGTACCGGTAATCCACCCCGGCGCGTTCCGCCAGTTTTTCTTGGGACAGGTTTTGGCTTTTGCGAATAGCCCTGGTATTATCGCCCACCAACTTCAATATTTCGCTCATGATAACCGCCTCCTTTATAATTAGTATACCCTAATTATAGATAGCCTTATCACGCCTGTAAATTTAGTATAATAAGTATTGACAAATACTAATTATATTTAGTATAATATTATGAGCAAAAACATAAAAAAGGAAGGAGGTGAATCAAATGAAAACTGCTTTAGTTTTTATAGTTTCCTCATTTTAATGCATTCAGCAACGTTTGTCAATAGCGGCCGGAAAAATAATTTTTCCTTCCGGGCTGATATCATTTGAAAACCCGCCCCAAAAATGCTATTATTATCCATTAACCCGGCCCGGCCAAACGCCCCGACAGATATTTGTGGATAGCTGAATAAAAACCCTTCGGGCCGGAGTTTATCTTGATGAATAGAAGGGTGTCTTCGTGGCAAAATGAATAAAATCGATTTTAAAAACACATTACTCTCCGGTCTAAAAAAGGGCCTGGACTCCTTCTGGCAGCTGATGAAGATGGTGGCCCCGGTTTACACCGCCATCTGCATCCTGCGGGCTACTCCGGCCATGGACTGGTTCGCCTCCTTCTGCGCCCCGGCCATGAAGTGCTTCGGCCTGCCGGGGGAGAGCGCCTTGGCGCTGATAGTGGGCAACCTGGTCAACCTCTACGCCTCCATCGGGGTGATCGCCGGGCTTAAGCTCCAGCCCCAGCAGCTGACCCTGCTCTCGCTGATGCTGTTGATCTCCCACAGCCAGATATTGGAAAGCGCGGTGTTCGCCCAGATCAAGACCCGCTATCTGCTGCTCTCGCTGTTCCGCTTTTTATTGTCGCTGTTCCTGGGCTGGTCCCTTCATTTTTTCATCCTGGGGTAAGACCATGATGTTATTTATGAAAAACTATTTATGGGGCCTGGGCGACCTGTCGCTCAAGATCTTCCTGATCGTGATGATCCTGTTCCTGCTGTTGGAGTTCATCAAGGCCTTAGGCGTGCTGGAGGACAGCCTGGTCCGGCTAAACCGCTTCACCCGGCACTTGGGGCTTAAGAAGCATTCGGGGATGCCGCTTTTGGCCGGGTTAATCTTCGGCATCGTTTTCGGGGCCAGTTTGATCATCTCCTCATCCCGCGAGCAGCAATTAGACAAACGGCAGGTGTTTCTGATCAGCCTGTTCCTGGCCACCTGCCACGGGATCGTGGAGGACACCGGGCTGTTCGTGGTGATCGGGGCCAACTTCTGGTGGATCGTCATTCCCCGGCTGGTGCTGGCGGTATTGCTGACCTGGCTGATAGCGATCTTTTACCCCGAAACAAGTGCCAAGCAACCAGGTGCTTAAGCAGAAACATTTAGACCCTGAAAAACACTGCAAGAAAACTGTCAGCGTAATTCAGCGTCAAGTAAAAATATGACCCGCAAAAAGTTTGAGGACATAGCCGGGCAGGCCATCGCAGAACTGCCAGAAGAATTCCGCCGCAAATTGGAAAATATCGCGGTGACCATCGAGGATTACCCTTCCGATAATACACTTTTGAGCCTGGATCCCAAGCCGCGAAAACACCAGCTGCTGGGGATATACATCGGTATCCCGTACAACCGGCGGCCGCCCTACCCCATTTCCGGGGCCCTGCCGGAAAGGGTAGAACTATATCAGAAGAACATCGAGACCCTTTGTTCTAATGAATCTGAAATAAGGTTTCAGATCAAGGAGACCATCATCCACGAAATAGGGCACTACTTCGGACTGTCTGAAGAAACTTTGGAACGCCTGCAGAAGCGGCAAAATCAACCGCAAAGACCTAAGGAACCGAAGATTAACTAATTGGGAAGATATCCTCTTTTTGTTACCCTTGGTAACCTTTGATACCCTTGGCGCGTCTTCGCGTTTAAAAAATCACAAATAAATTCAAGATACTTGAAAGGACACTCTGCAGAAGGACTCACCCAAACCCGGCGAGATGATCGCCCTAATCAAGACCAACCAGGGAACAATGAAAGCCCGGCTGTTCGGCGACCTGATCCCCGAAGGGGTCAAGAACTTTACCGAGCTGGCCAAGGCCGGCAGGTACAAGGATGTGCCCTTCCACCGGGTGATCAAGAACTTCATGATCCAGGGCGGAGACTTCACCGCCAAGAACGGCACCGGCGGCCACTCCTACAAGGGCCCTGGCACCAACATCGGCGACGAGTACCATCCGGAGTTGTCCCACATCCGGGGGGCTCTCTCTTACGCCAAGACCGCCCAGCCCAATTCCATCGGCTCCCAGTTCTTCATCGTCCATCCCCAGAAGGGCGCCCACTTTTTGGACCATCCCCAGGGCGGCGGTCCGGCCGAGGGTTACAGCGTGTTCGGCCAGCTGTTCGAGGGGTTCGAGGCGCTGGATAATATCGCCAACACCGCCACCGGAGCCAACGACAAGCCCCAGGAGCCAATGACCATAGAGGACATTGATATCACCAATTTTTAAGGAAAGGATAGACAAATGAGAATCATGATAAGAATCGTTATGGCCGCCGTTCTGCTGGCCCTTCCTCTGTCGTTTTTGACGGCCCAAGTTCCCGTCAAGACAGACCTGATCAAGATACTGGAGGCCGTGCCGGTTCCGCCGGCCAGTTCCAAGGATGCTTTTGCCAAAGTGGCCGTCACCGATGCCGAGGACAATGTCACTTACAGCGCCGCCAAAGTATTCACAGCTACCGACCAGCAGTTAAAGAATTTTGAGGACATCTATACCGAACAAGCCAAGGCAGCCATGGGTTCCACTCCCAACGGCATTCCAGTCGGAATGCCTGGCGCAGGCATGACCGAAGCCGATGCCAAGCAGATCCAGTCCATGACCAAGGAACAGAAGATAGCCATGGCTATGGCTATGGTCGGCACCATGACCCAGCCGGTCCAGATGGAACCGCCGGCAATAAAGGCTGCGCAAGAAGCCTGGATATCGTTATACTCCCAGACCCAGGAGGAATTTCAGCGCGGTGTAGCCCTGCAACAGGAAGAGGGCGCACTGGAGAACGAGTATCAACAAGACCATAACGAGTTGGATTCCCTCCAGGCCATAGAGATCAGTAAACTGCCGCAGTTATCCACCGGGGAGATGAGCTATGCGGACCCCGTTCTATTGAAAGCTGTGAAATTGAAATATGCCGACAAGCACATCGCCGTGGCCGACAAGAGGCTGGCCCAGATCGGAACCGGATGGCAGGCCGAGGTGACAAGGATCAAGACCCGCAATGCCGATTTCCTGAAAAAACTGGCGGCTTGCGATTACGCCGCCGGGGCCAAGAACCCATCCACCAAAAAGATCCTGTCCGACGGACAGATGACGGTGTTCAAAGTCATAGCGACCCAGGTGGAAATGTCCCGCCACGCCTGGGAGGAATCGGCCGGATGGCAGGGACTGAAGAATATCGAGAAAGAAACAGCGGTTGACTAGAAGTCCTGGGCATTGTAAAAAGCCCCGCTTGAAAAAGCGGGGCTTTTCTTTGTTAACAAAATTAGTTTATTGTTTTACATTTAAAAGTTTGAACCTGAATATGAAAGCACTACTAACCACGGTATTTTATTTATAGTGCCCATGTTTGTTACATAAGTATACGTGCTAAAAACCTGAACGGCTGCTTGCACAACATATGGAGCCGAACTATTCCCAAAATCTAAAAAATAAATATTTTCCCCTACTGCATACAGTGCTGTAGTTTTACTGAGTGATTGCAACCTTTGGCCTACAAACTCAAAACACCTTCCTTGTAAGTTGTAAATATTTCCGTACAATAAGGTCCTCATATCTTCAATGCCTTTTGAACCTTGTTTTTCAAGTTCAATCCTACTTTTTTCTGAAATATTATAATGCAAATATTTTCCAAGAATTTCAGGCGTATAGCCATTCTGACTTAATTTTTTCGCTTTTTGGGGATTCAATTCCACTTTGCGCCACTCAATAGCTTCCGCAACCATAAATATTTTATGCCCCTCAATTTTTCGTGATAACACTTCAGCGGCCTTATATAAAGCTTCCGCAGTATTTACTCTTATATCTGCACTTTCAAATGGTTTGCCGTAGTTTTTTGATTCATTCTCCCCACTTGTTTCCCCCTTTGCCTCTATAATTAATTGCCTTGTGGGGTTCCCCTGTTTTATGGCTATAATATCATCGCCAGGTTTTCTACCCTTTGTTATTTGCTGTATTTCATAGCCATGTTCCTTTAGCATTGAACAAACAGCATCAATTACGCTATCTTCTGTTAACATTGTCAAAACCCTTTCTAATATATATTACCAACTCATTCCAATTTTTACAAGAGCTTGCTGCGCTTCAGCATTGCCACCTCTGGCCGCTTGTTGTAGGTCCCCCACTGCTTGCACTAAATTGTTCATTCGTATATAGACCCGAGCCCGTCCACAGTAGGCAATTGTAAAATTTGGCCATAATTTAATAGCTGTTGTAAAATCATTTATAGCTTCCTGATCTTTGTGTAATAATGCATGTGCATAACCTCTCATGCCATAAGCCATAGCATATCTGGGATTAATTGCAATGGCTTTAGAATAATACTCCACCGCTTTTTGTTGATCGCCTTTATAATTTCCAAATATCCCGCCAATTAGAACTAATGTTTCCTCGTCTTGGGGCACGTATTCCAACCCTTTGTTATAATCACTTAATGCCTTATCATATTGACCTGTATTTTGATACCCCTTTCCCCGAAGTTTATAAATGCTCCATTCCCCCGTGCCCAGTTCCCCCACAAACTGCGGGTCTATTTCTATCGCTTTATTGCATATATTAATAATGGACATATAGTCGCTCTGCACCAAACTTATGTTTGCTTTTAAGTGATATGCCTCCACACACTTTGTATCCATGGAAAGGGCTTTGCTTACATCTTCTATAGCTTTCTCCATGTAAGAACGATCTGTTGAAAACCAACCCCACCCCCGATATACGTAATAAATACATTTCTTGTCATTGATTTTTATGGCATTACTAAAATCATCTATACTTTTGGAATATTGTGCCTGATACAAAAAAGCCTTTCCTCTTTTAAAATATGCTGCGTCATTTTTAGGATTAATTTCAATAGCCTTGTCGTAATTATTTATTGCATATTCATAGTTCTTCATTTCAAGTTGTTCATCGCCTTTTAGTAAATACTCTTTCGATTTATCGATAGCACAACCTTGCAGCATAATAAATATGCCTATAAAATATAAACACCTTACTTTTTTCATTTTCATTGACCCCCATATTTAGCTATTTATCATATGCTTTATCAACCGGCGATCTGCCTTCAATCACTGGTTCCCAGCGTGATAACTTATCGTCCGTGAAAGTCACTAGCAACTTATGCAAAGTTGGACCATAGCGAAATGTTTTACCCGTTTTTTTTGGTTCGTTTATATTTTCATCGCCCATAAACGTCTTTTCGGAAGCCACTTGTGCTATTCTAACTTCATAGAGCCAACAGATCTTATTTTCAAAACCAGCATAAACGATTATTGGCGTGCCTATGTTTTTCAAAACCTCATCTTTTGTCATGCCTATTCGTAATTTTAATGTCTCGTCCGTATTGATAAAAGGTGTATTATAGTTTGAACCAATTGTGGCGCACCCTGAAAGAGTCAGTGCCAACAAAATACTTAACAGGTATTTCATGGTTGTTTCTCCTTTTATTGTAATAATTGCTTATGGGTTATTGTAATACTAATTCTTCTTTTTGTCAAGTAAATTATTCCACTATTTGTATATGCCTTTATAATCCTCCTAATGTTATCATTAATCAGTTAATTAGGGGGGGTATGGCGACACTTTATCAGCAAATAGGCCAACGAATTCAAACATTACGAAAACAAGCGGGGATGACACAAGAGGAATTATCGGAAAGGGCCGATTTAAGCAATACCTATATTGCCATGATTGAGGCAGGCAAGCGGTCGCCATCTATAAAAGCATTAGATAAAATCGCTATGGCCTTGCAAGTGGGTATAACGGATTTATTTGGTTTTTCCTCAAACAGCCCTAAAATTAAAACTGCCCGGACAAACAACCTTTCACTTACCAAAACAG encodes:
- a CDS encoding tetratricopeptide repeat protein, whose protein sequence is MKKVRCLYFIGIFIMLQGCAIDKSKEYLLKGDEQLEMKNYEYAINNYDKAIEINPKNDAAYFKRGKAFLYQAQYSKSIDDFSNAIKINDKKCIYYVYRGWGWFSTDRSYMEKAIEDVSKALSMDTKCVEAYHLKANISLVQSDYMSIINICNKAIEIDPQFVGELGTGEWSIYKLRGKGYQNTGQYDKALSDYNKGLEYVPQDEETLVLIGGIFGNYKGDQQKAVEYYSKAIAINPRYAMAYGMRGYAHALLHKDQEAINDFTTAIKLWPNFTIAYCGRARVYIRMNNLVQAVGDLQQAARGGNAEAQQALVKIGMSW
- a CDS encoding peptidylprolyl isomerase, with amino-acid sequence MIALIKTNQGTMKARLFGDLIPEGVKNFTELAKAGRYKDVPFHRVIKNFMIQGGDFTAKNGTGGHSYKGPGTNIGDEYHPELSHIRGALSYAKTAQPNSIGSQFFIVHPQKGAHFLDHPQGGGPAEGYSVFGQLFEGFEALDNIANTATGANDKPQEPMTIEDIDITNF
- the bamE gene encoding outer membrane protein assembly factor BamE, whose product is MKYLLSILLALTLSGCATIGSNYNTPFINTDETLKLRIGMTKDEVLKNIGTPIIVYAGFENKICWLYEVRIAQVASEKTFMGDENINEPKKTGKTFRYGPTLHKLLVTFTDDKLSRWEPVIEGRSPVDKAYDK
- a CDS encoding helix-turn-helix transcriptional regulator, coding for MATLYQQIGQRIQTLRKQAGMTQEELSERADLSNTYIAMIEAGKRSPSIKALDKIAMALQVGITDLFGFSSNSPKIKTARTNNLSLTKTEALAIRTAVRILHKKTWSLN